The genomic interval AACCTTGTCCTTTTATTTCACAGTTTGCATGGACTGGTAAGAGGAGAAAACATGGAGCTTGGTCGAGATTCCGACACTGGTGGACAGGTACTACTAATTGAAATTCTCTGTCTCTCCAAATGAAATGGAAATAAAAGTTTGAATTAATGTATATCAGATCAAATATGTGGTAGAGCTTGCTCGCGCGCTAGCGAAAATGCCAGGAGTATATAGAGTTGATCTATTTACGCGCCAAATCTCATCGCCAGAAGTTGATTGGAGCTATGGAGAACCAACAGAAATGCTAACTGCGGGCGACGATGATGATAACATTGGAGAGAGCAGTGGTGCATATATAATAAGAATACCATTCGGTCCGCGCGATAAATATCTTCCAAAAGAACTTCTTTGGCCTTATGTTCAAGAATTTGTTGATGGAGCATTAACACATATTCTCAATATGTCAAAAGCATTGGGTGAACAAGTTGGTGGAGGACAACCTGTTTGGCCATATGTAATTCATGGACATTATGCAGATGCTGGAGATAGCGCTGCTATTCTTTCGGGCGCTTTGAATGTACCGATGGTTCTGACTGGTCATTCGCTCGGAAGAAACAAACTCGAACAACTTCTTAAACAAGGACGCCAATCAAAGGAGGATATCAACTCAACATATAAGATGATGAGAAGGATTGAAGCAGAAGAACTTTCTTTGGATGCTGCTGAACTTGTTATCACTAGTACAAAACAAGAAATTGAGGAGCAGTGGGGACTTTATGATGGATTTGATGTCAAGCTTGAGAAAGTATTGCGTGCTCGCGCTAGACGTGGTGTCCATTGTCACGGTCGATACATGCCAAGGATGGCGGTAATATGTTTACTCATCTCTACCAACTTTGTCCCTTTTTATAAGACCATTTTTCAATGAAGTACACTTTCCACAGGTTATTCCACCTGGTATGGACTTTAGCAATGTTGTGATACAAGAAGATTGTCCTGATGTTGATGGAGAGCTTGCTCAACTTACTGGTGGTGGTGTTGAAGGGTCTTCTCCAAAAGCAGTGCCTACAATTTGGTCAGAAGTAAGTAACTAATATGTTGTTTACATATGTTgcatattaattattgttattattggcTTGCAACTTATAAACTTTGTGCAGGTTATGCGTTTCTTTACAAATCCTCACAAACCTGTGATCTTGGCTTTATCAAGACCAGATCCAAAGAAGAACTTAACTACTCTTTTGAAAGCATTTGGAGAAAGTCGTCCCTTAAGAGAACTTGCTAACCTTGTAAGTTAACATAATTCAACTCTCCTCCTCTCAATGGAATCtattctttaattaatatttgtagaAGGAGAACTAAAATATGCCTAACACTTCTGATCTAACGTGTGGTGTCTGACACTTGCTAGTGTTGGGCACCAACAATACCGACACatttgattacattcaatttttcattttctcaaacTATTGTGTCAATGTCGTGTCTGGTATCGGTGTTTGTGTCTATGTATATGTTTCATAACTAATATGTTTTCAAACAGATGCTGATAATGGGAAATAGAGATGACATAGATGAGATGTCTTCTGGGAACGCTAGTGTGCTTGTAACAGTATTGAAGTTGATTGATAAGTATGATCTCTACGGGCAAGTGGCATACCCTAAACACCACAAGCAGTCTGATGTTCCAGACATATATCGTTTATCGGCAAAAACAAAGGTATATCCAAGTTTACTACTAGCTTACTTTATCATAGAACTAGATTCTTGTACTTGGTTTAAGTGGTCAGTAAGTGAAAGGCGAATCGTTTGGGAGAATCCGGGTTCAAATCCTGACTGAAACAATAATCAGTCAAACTTTACTTACCTCCCAGTCGAACTTCAGATTACCAGAGTTTTTTTCTTTGGCAATCGGAGGGTTAAGACGAAAACATATTCttatactttaattattatgaagagctaataatttgaaatttctttCAGGGTGTTTTCATAAATCCTGCTTTAGTAGAGCCTTTTGGTCTTACTTTAATTGAGGTAGGTTTTAACTAATAAGCTACTTGGATTATATTGATCTCATTTTAATGTTTCAAGTGAGCCCTTTTTTCTAGTCTGAATTTGTTCATGCTCATTCAGGCAGCAGCACATGGCCTTCCAATGGTGGCCACTAAAAATGGAGGACCTGTCGACATTCATAGGGTAAATTAAgaatttacattttatattaGTTACATGGTCCATGCATTATTGACCTTCCTCCATGTGTCGAACTATTTTCACAGATAAGATTGAAAATCATAAGGGTTTGTTTATTTTGcgaaaatattttctattttcgtTATCAAATATTTTGCCTGATTTAGGAAACAAATCATTCCCTGATTAACAAGTAATTGTCAGCATTTCTAAAAACGATAGAAAATGGAAAATGatttgttttcattattttcgaAAATGCATCGTCTCTAGCTACATATTTCATCTTCTCCACATCACAATACTTCTTTTCAAGAATCTCTTATCTTCTCTTTAGCAAgctaaaataaacataaatttcagaaaatgaaacaaaaaatgttttcaCCAAGTAAATAGGGCTAAAAATTCACATTTAAATGCAACAATCTTTTTGTCACAAAGATTGTTGTAATAATGTAGACTCAAATGTTCACTTACCTGATATCTTATGCAACAGTCTCATTCTGATTATGTCTCCTTTTGATGTGTTAGGCTCTCAATAATGGTTTGCTTGTGGACCCTCATGATCAACAAGCAATTACTAGTGCATTGCTCAAGTTGTTGTCAGAGAAAAACCTATGGCATGAATGCAGGAAAAATGGTTGGAAGAATATACACCTATTCTCATGGCCTGAACACTGTCGCACTTATTTGACTCGAGTAGCAGCTTGCAGGATGAGGCATCCACAATGGCAGACTAGTACTCCAGTGGATGACATGACTGCTGGCGAGTCGTTCAATGATTCGCTTAAAGATGTACAGGACATGTCCCTTAGGCTCTCCATCGATGGTGACTTGGCCGGCGCAACTGGTGGAGCTGATATGCAAGACCAAGTTAAGAGGGTACTAAGCAAAATGAAGAAATCAGATTCTGATGTATTGATTGAACTGCCTGCTGACAAGTATCCTCTTTTGAGACGAAGGCGTAGGTTGATCGTTATAGCAGTCGATTCGTATGATGATAATGGAGCTCCGGataaaaatatgattcaaataGTGCAAAGAATTATTAAAGCTGTTCAACTAGACACTCAAACTGCTAGAGTTTCAGGATTTGCTTTGTCAACTGCTATGCCAATGCTACAAACAATTGAGTTTCTTAAATCTGCAAACATTCAAGTAAATGATTTTGATGCTTTGATTTGTAGTAGTGGGAGTGAACTTTACTATCCTGGTGCTTATACTGAAGACGGAAAACTTGCTCCTGATCCCGATTATGAAGCGCATATCGACTATCGTTGGGGTTGTGAAGGTTTAAAGAAAACTATTTGGCATCTTATGAATACTGCTGAAGGTGAAGCAAACGCTTCCAGCCCTATTCAAGAAGATGTGAAATCAAGTAATGCACATTGCATCTCATACATAATAAAGGATCTTAGTAAGGTAACATAATGAAATTTACTTGTGTATTTTCATATTGGCTATTTTGGTTTATTGATTGAAATGATCATGGTATGTTAGTGTCACACACCGACATATAtgtgattacattcaattattcagttttctcaaattattatcggGTGTCGACGTATCAGTATCAATGTCATGTCTCATGTCTAAGTTGGGTCAATTTGCAGACGAAGAGAGTTGATGACTTGAGGCAGAAGCTTAGGATGCGAGGCCTACGATGTCATCTGATGTACTGCAGGGGGACATCATATATGCAAGTTATTCCACTCCTTGCATCTAGAGCACAGGCACTCAGGTAGGTAACTAttgatcataaaatttaaacaaaatttttataaaaacttagTTCAATACTTTCTAAAAAATGAAGGTTGATGATAGCATACATGTTATGACATATCAAAGTTTTGTACAACTCTACTTTAAATCCTTTAGGGGTACCAGCTATAAGGACtcttgaaaaatgaaaatattctaatgcagttgtttcttttttaaaatcagtCTGTATTGTTCTCTCAAAGTCATTGAAACCTC from Cicer arietinum cultivar CDC Frontier isolate Library 1 chromosome 5, Cicar.CDCFrontier_v2.0, whole genome shotgun sequence carries:
- the LOC101499894 gene encoding probable sucrose-phosphate synthase 3 — translated: MAGNEWINGYLEAILSTGASTIEEQKPAQVTLRDGGHFNPTKYFVEEVVASVDESDLYRTWIKVVATRNTRERSSRLENMCWRIWHLARKKKQLEWEEVQRVTNRRWEREQGRREATEDLSEDLSEGEKGDNIVEMVQSETPRKKFQRQVSNLEVWSDDKKEKKLYIVLISLHGLVRGENMELGRDSDTGGQIKYVVELARALAKMPGVYRVDLFTRQISSPEVDWSYGEPTEMLTAGDDDDNIGESSGAYIIRIPFGPRDKYLPKELLWPYVQEFVDGALTHILNMSKALGEQVGGGQPVWPYVIHGHYADAGDSAAILSGALNVPMVLTGHSLGRNKLEQLLKQGRQSKEDINSTYKMMRRIEAEELSLDAAELVITSTKQEIEEQWGLYDGFDVKLEKVLRARARRGVHCHGRYMPRMAVIPPGMDFSNVVIQEDCPDVDGELAQLTGGGVEGSSPKAVPTIWSEVMRFFTNPHKPVILALSRPDPKKNLTTLLKAFGESRPLRELANLMLIMGNRDDIDEMSSGNASVLVTVLKLIDKYDLYGQVAYPKHHKQSDVPDIYRLSAKTKGVFINPALVEPFGLTLIEAAAHGLPMVATKNGGPVDIHRALNNGLLVDPHDQQAITSALLKLLSEKNLWHECRKNGWKNIHLFSWPEHCRTYLTRVAACRMRHPQWQTSTPVDDMTAGESFNDSLKDVQDMSLRLSIDGDLAGATGGADMQDQVKRVLSKMKKSDSDVLIELPADKYPLLRRRRRLIVIAVDSYDDNGAPDKNMIQIVQRIIKAVQLDTQTARVSGFALSTAMPMLQTIEFLKSANIQVNDFDALICSSGSELYYPGAYTEDGKLAPDPDYEAHIDYRWGCEGLKKTIWHLMNTAEGEANASSPIQEDVKSSNAHCISYIIKDLSKTKRVDDLRQKLRMRGLRCHLMYCRGTSYMQVIPLLASRAQALRYLFVRWRLNVANMYVILGETGDTDYEELISGTHKTIIMKGVVSKGSEEKLRGPGSYQRGDVVPDESPLVASITETSEENIAHTLKELSKSQG